In Streptomyces sp. NBC_00569, a single genomic region encodes these proteins:
- a CDS encoding aminoglycoside phosphotransferase, which yields MPIPRIAFEQLPADTRRAVADKTGAVHQAVTVSGGMNSGIASVLDTDSGPVFVKGIPVDHHQVDAQRREAAIAPHLPASCPRLFWYVEAAGWSLLGYEVVDGRHADYAPGSLDLPLVQAALAELQAVRAPADVEIKEAADRWKNYAPPGTLHYFAGGALLHTDFAPDNILITGGRARLVDWAWPTRGAAWIDPGALALRLMDAGHSVEDALRFADRFPSWHNAEPRALAAFGMATAALWREISEQSPIEWKQGMARHAALLADHLAEGR from the coding sequence GTGCCCATCCCCCGCATCGCCTTCGAGCAGCTCCCCGCCGACACCCGCCGGGCTGTCGCCGACAAGACCGGCGCCGTGCATCAGGCCGTGACAGTGTCCGGCGGCATGAACTCCGGCATCGCCTCCGTCCTCGACACAGACTCCGGTCCGGTGTTCGTCAAGGGCATTCCCGTCGACCACCATCAGGTCGACGCGCAGCGCCGCGAGGCCGCCATTGCCCCGCACCTGCCCGCCTCCTGCCCCCGCCTGTTCTGGTACGTGGAGGCCGCGGGGTGGAGCCTGCTCGGATATGAGGTCGTCGACGGGCGCCATGCCGACTACGCGCCCGGATCCCTGGACCTCCCACTCGTCCAGGCCGCGCTCGCCGAGCTCCAGGCCGTGCGCGCGCCAGCCGACGTCGAGATCAAGGAGGCCGCGGACCGGTGGAAGAACTATGCGCCGCCCGGAACGCTGCACTACTTCGCCGGCGGGGCGCTGCTCCACACCGACTTCGCCCCTGACAACATCCTGATCACCGGCGGCCGGGCCCGCCTCGTCGACTGGGCGTGGCCGACGCGTGGCGCAGCCTGGATCGATCCAGGGGCGCTGGCGCTGCGGCTCATGGATGCCGGCCACTCGGTTGAGGATGCGCTCAGGTTCGCCGACCGGTTCCCGTCGTGGCACAACGCCGAGCCCAGAGCGCTCGCAGCATTCGGGATGGCCACGGCCGCACTGTGGCGCGAGATCTCCGAGCAGTCGCCGATCGAGTGGAAGCAGGGGATGGCTCGCCACGCTGCCTTGCTCGCTGACCACCTGGCCGAGGGACGGTAG
- a CDS encoding radical SAM protein, which translates to MASPFLSDYLLLHPGHPSGVRIPEARYNELRARTGPDAAPVWLHDAARQAWGLTLDRPLTADLLVRERSRYGYAKASWEINLGCDYDCEFCYLGEKRFKGLDWQGKQQLLRTMRDAGVLWLQITGGEALIDREFGAAYEYAHQLGMMVQVSSNGSSLRKAPIRELFARHRPYRLTLSVYGATAETYDKVTRNRGAFGRFIKGLDAAHEDALPVRLNVIVSDDNAHEVDDMVALCKRYGFPHQVFTNMSPTIDGEANPLATQAESHITPRSVFTGCNAGHTFFHVNPHGIASICKVGRDPSVNLITEGLATLPRLGQIAESLQLRTGGCSGCTKVGTCRTCRPLAKLYQEAGDRRELYCQHGGYGS; encoded by the coding sequence ATCGCCAGCCCGTTCCTCAGTGACTACCTCCTCCTGCACCCCGGTCATCCCTCCGGCGTCCGCATCCCTGAGGCCCGCTACAACGAGCTACGCGCCCGCACTGGGCCGGACGCCGCCCCGGTCTGGCTGCACGACGCCGCCCGCCAGGCATGGGGGCTGACCCTGGACCGGCCCCTGACTGCGGACCTCCTCGTCCGCGAGCGCTCCCGGTACGGGTACGCGAAAGCATCCTGGGAGATCAACCTCGGCTGCGACTACGACTGCGAGTTCTGCTATCTCGGAGAGAAGCGGTTCAAGGGCCTCGACTGGCAGGGCAAACAACAACTCCTCCGCACGATGCGCGACGCCGGCGTCCTGTGGCTACAGATCACGGGCGGCGAGGCCCTCATCGACCGAGAATTCGGCGCGGCCTACGAATACGCCCACCAGCTGGGCATGATGGTGCAGGTCTCCTCGAACGGCTCGTCCCTACGGAAAGCTCCGATCCGTGAGCTGTTCGCCCGGCACCGCCCCTACCGGCTCACCCTCAGCGTGTACGGGGCGACCGCAGAAACCTACGACAAGGTCACCCGGAACCGCGGTGCGTTCGGCCGGTTCATCAAGGGCCTGGACGCCGCCCACGAAGACGCACTTCCTGTCCGCCTGAACGTCATCGTCTCGGACGACAACGCCCACGAGGTCGACGACATGGTCGCCCTGTGCAAACGGTACGGATTCCCGCATCAGGTCTTCACGAACATGTCGCCGACGATCGACGGCGAGGCCAACCCCCTCGCCACACAGGCCGAGAGCCACATCACTCCGCGCAGCGTCTTCACCGGCTGCAACGCGGGCCACACCTTCTTCCACGTCAACCCACACGGCATCGCCTCGATCTGCAAGGTCGGCCGCGACCCGAGCGTGAACCTGATCACCGAGGGCCTGGCTACCCTCCCTCGGCTCGGCCAGATCGCCGAGTCCCTACAGCTCCGCACCGGTGGCTGCTCCGGCTGCACAAAGGTCGGCACGTGCCGAACGTGCCGACCGCTGGCCAAGCTCTACCAGGAGGCGGGGGATCGACGAGAACTCTACTGCCAACACGGAGGTTACGGATCATGA
- a CDS encoding DUF6415 family natural product biosynthesis protein: MTVLRGTALPAPTAGEVIRAALSAPRDYPGPDRLRYLYAAARQMIQVRLPVVAAQVEDAPGGPERASRERAVDEAEAILCDGLSPSCLAASLTVSALGRALLGLERFAGDDR, translated from the coding sequence ATGACGGTTCTCAGAGGCACTGCGTTGCCGGCGCCCACGGCAGGCGAGGTGATCAGGGCGGCGCTGTCCGCGCCGCGCGACTACCCCGGCCCTGATCGGCTGCGGTACCTGTACGCGGCGGCCCGGCAGATGATCCAGGTACGGCTACCGGTCGTGGCCGCTCAGGTCGAGGACGCGCCCGGCGGGCCGGAGCGTGCCTCACGGGAGCGCGCGGTGGACGAGGCGGAAGCGATCCTGTGCGACGGCTTGAGCCCGAGTTGCCTCGCGGCGTCCCTCACGGTGAGCGCACTGGGACGCGCGCTGCTCGGCCTCGAGCGGTTCGCGGGAGACGACCGATGA
- a CDS encoding helix-turn-helix domain-containing protein, with protein MSTDFQTAREALGARLRELRADACLEGKDLAAQLGWQPSKVSRLQGGKQTPSAEDLTAWAEGVGRPDVAHELHGLLAGLEMKHRSLRRTLSAGQHARQELAIAETSATREIRAFEVARIPGLLQTPEYARSVFEANAEFRQIPRSIDEAVASRIRRQEALYEPGKSFTFLVSEGALFIRLCSLEVMAAQLDRLYNVVGMASVQLGVIPLGAQLRRTPAHGFWIYDRRLVIVETISEELWLDGDADIALYERAWDWLTEAAAYGRDARRLIGRARASLESP; from the coding sequence GTGAGCACGGACTTTCAAACGGCACGAGAGGCCCTCGGCGCGCGGCTGCGTGAGCTGCGCGCCGATGCCTGTCTGGAGGGCAAGGACCTCGCCGCGCAACTGGGGTGGCAGCCTTCCAAGGTCTCCCGCCTACAGGGCGGGAAGCAGACCCCCAGCGCCGAGGACCTCACGGCGTGGGCCGAGGGAGTCGGCAGGCCGGATGTCGCCCACGAACTGCACGGCCTGCTCGCCGGGCTGGAGATGAAACACCGCTCGCTGCGGCGCACTCTCTCGGCCGGCCAGCATGCTCGGCAGGAACTCGCGATCGCCGAGACGTCAGCCACGCGGGAGATCCGGGCGTTCGAAGTCGCCCGCATACCCGGTCTGTTGCAGACCCCGGAGTACGCCCGCTCCGTGTTCGAGGCGAACGCCGAGTTCCGGCAGATCCCCCGGTCGATCGATGAGGCGGTCGCATCCCGCATCCGGCGGCAAGAGGCGCTGTACGAGCCAGGGAAGTCGTTCACCTTTCTCGTCTCCGAGGGCGCGCTCTTCATACGGCTGTGCTCGCTGGAGGTGATGGCGGCCCAGCTCGACCGGCTGTACAACGTGGTCGGGATGGCGTCTGTCCAGCTCGGTGTGATTCCTCTGGGAGCGCAGCTCCGGCGCACCCCGGCGCACGGCTTCTGGATCTATGACCGACGCCTCGTCATTGTCGAGACGATCAGCGAGGAACTGTGGCTCGACGGCGACGCGGACATCGCTCTCTACGAGCGGGCGTGGGACTGGCTCACCGAGGCTGCGGCATACGGCCGCGATGCGCGCCGCCTCATCGGGCGGGCTCGGGCCTCGCTGGAATCTCCGTAA
- a CDS encoding DUF6879 family protein: MTLRFIGTTSDDGDCPTLYEIPETDEYLVQGDRETHPQHLVSLRDVKPSETFVRVPRSLLTRYAPRTPAPELVPFGEISHLFREFRHTAWRLETRRGYASDRNSPKWARFLAGEDITQDPDNSWRENVRAQTAQGKRFERVRLLDEPATQGQEFLLASGLGNVAAGEDIRHLARTQAQDLRLPEYDFWLFDSRVVARFAFDEDDTTLGVYVTEDPAEVLAACQARDAAWHHATRTEDVVRQVRSTV; the protein is encoded by the coding sequence ATGACCCTGCGGTTCATCGGCACCACCAGCGATGACGGAGACTGCCCCACCCTGTACGAGATCCCTGAGACCGATGAGTACCTCGTGCAAGGCGACCGCGAGACCCACCCCCAGCACCTCGTCTCCCTCCGCGACGTGAAGCCAAGCGAGACGTTCGTCCGCGTACCCCGCTCGCTCCTCACTCGCTACGCCCCTCGCACCCCTGCGCCCGAGCTGGTGCCGTTCGGCGAGATCTCCCACCTGTTCCGCGAGTTCCGCCACACGGCCTGGCGCCTGGAGACCCGCCGCGGCTACGCCTCCGACCGCAACAGTCCCAAGTGGGCGCGGTTCCTCGCGGGTGAGGACATCACTCAGGATCCGGACAACTCGTGGCGTGAGAACGTCCGGGCCCAGACCGCGCAGGGCAAGCGCTTCGAGCGCGTCCGTCTCCTCGACGAGCCCGCCACGCAGGGCCAGGAGTTCCTCCTCGCCAGCGGGCTCGGGAACGTCGCCGCGGGCGAGGACATCCGCCACCTCGCTCGCACGCAGGCGCAGGACCTGCGTCTGCCGGAATACGACTTCTGGCTCTTCGACTCCCGCGTCGTCGCCCGCTTCGCGTTCGACGAGGACGACACCACCCTTGGTGTGTACGTCACCGAGGACCCTGCCGAAGTCCTCGCCGCCTGCCAGGCCCGCGATGCCGCCTGGCACCACGCCACCCGTACCGAAGACGTCGTCAGGCAGGTACGTTCCACCGTGTGA
- a CDS encoding DUF4352 domain-containing protein: MNRAAKTVAALLLAGLLPLTAACSSGSEVNTTPNKKSDTKPDDKPAKKPTKEAAKKDAKTGDTITLKGMEDGSQLDVTVVKVVDPAKSSDDFMTPESGKRWIGVQFKLVNTGTKAYNDSPSNGAQVADADGQQFQSTFGDITAGPSMSSSVKLTPGGKALGWIVFEAPTKSKVTQVQFAMDSGFSDQTGQWSIG; the protein is encoded by the coding sequence ATGAACCGCGCCGCCAAGACCGTTGCAGCCCTGCTCCTCGCGGGCCTCCTGCCCCTCACAGCCGCATGCAGCAGCGGCTCCGAGGTCAACACCACTCCGAACAAGAAGAGCGACACCAAGCCGGACGACAAGCCCGCCAAGAAGCCGACGAAGGAAGCCGCAAAGAAGGACGCCAAGACCGGCGACACCATCACCCTCAAGGGCATGGAAGACGGCAGCCAGCTCGACGTCACCGTCGTCAAGGTCGTCGACCCCGCCAAGAGCAGCGACGACTTCATGACTCCGGAGTCCGGCAAGCGGTGGATCGGCGTGCAGTTCAAGCTCGTCAACACCGGCACCAAGGCGTACAACGACAGCCCCTCCAACGGGGCTCAGGTCGCCGACGCCGACGGGCAGCAGTTCCAGTCCACGTTCGGAGACATCACGGCTGGTCCGTCCATGTCGTCCAGCGTCAAGCTGACGCCTGGCGGCAAGGCTCTCGGCTGGATCGTGTTCGAAGCGCCCACTAAGTCGAAGGTCACTCAGGTGCAGTTCGCGATGGACTCGGGCTTCTCGGACCAGACTGGCCAGTGGAGCATCGGCTGA
- a CDS encoding DUF4913 domain-containing protein, which produces MSEPARDSTAPVRIPDHDLDDLVSTVTQLVTVTRKQNETLARLTDEEPSINDGTEGEAESDDAQTPASATAEAVLAASEEAPTTIFILALDGTAYTEELAALTKWLDDLLLPVYGREVTTSRPWCQRWQDHPEAVARLHALWLAWQQLTDVEAGLTGPSTWHRDHLDPTLLQLRTPDGPFGACTTSATRPNHRLLASPQSAGA; this is translated from the coding sequence ATGTCCGAGCCCGCACGAGACAGCACCGCGCCGGTACGCATACCGGATCACGACCTGGACGACCTTGTCTCCACCGTTACGCAGCTGGTCACGGTGACCCGCAAGCAGAACGAAACGCTCGCCCGCCTCACCGACGAGGAGCCGTCCATCAACGACGGCACCGAGGGTGAGGCCGAGTCCGATGACGCCCAGACCCCGGCCTCCGCTACAGCGGAGGCCGTGCTGGCCGCCTCGGAGGAGGCGCCGACCACCATCTTCATCCTGGCGCTCGACGGCACGGCGTACACCGAGGAACTCGCCGCGCTCACCAAGTGGCTGGACGACCTGCTGCTGCCGGTGTACGGGCGGGAGGTCACCACCAGCCGCCCGTGGTGCCAACGGTGGCAGGATCACCCCGAAGCGGTGGCACGGTTGCACGCCCTGTGGCTGGCCTGGCAGCAGCTCACCGACGTCGAGGCCGGCCTCACCGGCCCATCGACCTGGCACCGCGATCACCTCGATCCCACGCTGCTTCAACTCCGCACACCTGACGGCCCATTCGGGGCGTGCACCACCAGCGCAACCCGCCCCAACCACCGGCTACTGGCCTCCCCCCAGTCTGCCGGAGCCTGA